Proteins encoded within one genomic window of Bermanella sp. WJH001:
- the glnD gene encoding [protein-PII] uridylyltransferase — translation MDQGFLTKIFDETAFRQAIADGKPAIPLFKEAIRHSQTVMDEHFRKTLDAVTLVHARSWFMDQLLKHAWLKFFPESINNIALLAVGGYGRGELHPKSDIDILLLNKDEDAFSANSEAMQGFITFMWDIKLDVGHGVRTIDDCKNEAAKDLTIATNLMETRTLIGADELRETMRDITGPNHIWPSNEFFQAKWQEQEERHNKHHDTDYNLEPNIKKGQGGLRDIHTVVWVLERHFGSHELENLTKQGILTDFEYGMLHRCRDFLWQIRYALHIVTGREEDQLLFDFQKEIAEILGFEDDQEQLAVEHMMHQYYRYSLALNELNDLLMLLFKELIIDSQQPADIVPINEYFQRNNDYLEATDIDLFTHTPNAMLEVFYYLASDSSLKGVRANTIRALRDSRHLIDEDFRTHPDNVRTFMAIMRSNDHVTRELERMLNYGILGQYIPEFGAIIGHMQHDLFHSYTVDQHSLRAIKFIRRLRFGDEKELFPLASKLIHNIAKKEILYLAALLHDVGKVLPGEHEITGAEIAEKFCAQHGLSQKDSDLVVWLIRNHLLYSQTSQRLDLADPDAIHHFATQMGDRRHLDYLFVFSAADIYSTNKKLWTGWRAEQMRTLYSETLHLIRRGLDVPIDKDEWVKETQIAVIERLSEYGYQEEDVYEMWANPGDEYFLRENVDTLVWHALALFKHKDTNKPLVLIGDTSDKAREGATQIFIHMKDQPHLFAAMTAALDQLHLNIQDARIITSANNNALDTYIVLDENGKPISETIRLEKIQRTLEEALSHPEEFPKLIQRRTSRQLKQFDFKPIVNLSNDPFTKRSLLEVIAPDRPGLLARMGRLFMEYEISLETAKILTEGEKIDDIFYITDKNGEPFSDPNFCRQLQSAVIEALTEQVELQATL, via the coding sequence ATGGATCAGGGCTTTCTTACTAAAATATTCGACGAAACCGCTTTTCGTCAGGCTATTGCTGATGGCAAGCCCGCCATTCCTCTTTTCAAAGAGGCCATCCGCCATAGTCAAACTGTGATGGATGAACACTTCAGAAAAACATTAGACGCCGTCACACTCGTACACGCTCGCTCTTGGTTTATGGACCAATTGCTCAAACACGCTTGGCTAAAGTTTTTCCCTGAAAGCATTAACAATATCGCCCTACTTGCGGTTGGTGGTTATGGCCGTGGTGAATTACACCCTAAAAGCGATATCGACATACTGCTACTAAACAAAGACGAAGACGCATTCAGCGCTAATAGTGAAGCCATGCAAGGCTTTATTACCTTTATGTGGGACATCAAACTTGATGTGGGTCACGGGGTAAGAACCATTGATGATTGCAAAAACGAGGCTGCCAAGGATCTCACCATTGCCACCAATCTAATGGAAACACGTACTTTAATTGGTGCAGATGAACTCAGAGAAACCATGCGTGACATAACTGGCCCTAACCACATTTGGCCCAGCAATGAATTCTTCCAAGCCAAATGGCAAGAACAGGAAGAACGTCACAACAAACACCATGATACGGATTACAACCTAGAGCCCAACATTAAAAAAGGCCAAGGTGGGTTACGTGATATTCATACTGTGGTCTGGGTGCTTGAGCGTCACTTTGGTAGCCATGAACTAGAAAACCTTACCAAACAAGGCATTCTCACCGATTTTGAATATGGCATGCTGCATCGTTGCCGTGATTTTTTATGGCAAATTCGTTACGCCTTACACATTGTTACGGGTCGCGAAGAAGATCAATTGCTGTTTGATTTCCAAAAAGAAATCGCTGAAATTTTAGGCTTTGAAGATGACCAAGAACAATTGGCCGTCGAACACATGATGCATCAATATTATCGTTACAGCCTCGCACTGAACGAACTTAATGATCTTCTCATGCTGTTATTTAAAGAGCTCATTATTGATAGTCAACAGCCTGCTGACATTGTGCCGATTAATGAATATTTTCAACGTAACAATGATTACCTTGAAGCCACGGACATTGATTTATTTACGCACACTCCCAATGCCATGCTGGAGGTGTTTTATTACCTAGCCAGTGATAGCAGTTTAAAAGGTGTCAGAGCCAACACCATAAGAGCGCTGCGTGATAGTCGCCACTTGATTGACGAAGACTTCCGTACACATCCAGATAATGTTCGTACCTTCATGGCGATCATGCGCAGTAACGATCATGTGACCCGCGAACTGGAGCGCATGCTGAACTACGGCATTCTTGGCCAATACATCCCTGAATTTGGTGCGATTATCGGTCACATGCAACATGATTTATTTCATAGCTACACCGTTGACCAACACAGCTTGCGTGCCATCAAATTTATTCGCCGATTACGTTTTGGTGATGAGAAAGAATTATTCCCACTGGCTAGCAAGCTTATTCACAATATCGCCAAAAAAGAAATTTTGTATCTAGCCGCGCTGTTACATGACGTAGGTAAAGTATTACCAGGTGAGCACGAAATAACTGGCGCTGAAATCGCTGAAAAATTTTGTGCGCAACACGGCTTAAGCCAAAAAGACAGCGACTTGGTGGTCTGGCTGATTCGCAACCATTTACTCTACTCACAAACATCTCAACGCTTAGACCTTGCAGACCCAGATGCAATTCACCACTTTGCCACGCAAATGGGTGATCGTCGCCATCTTGATTATCTATTCGTATTTAGTGCAGCCGATATATACAGCACCAATAAAAAGCTTTGGACGGGCTGGCGCGCCGAACAAATGCGCACACTATACAGTGAAACCTTACACCTTATTCGTCGTGGGCTAGACGTGCCCATCGATAAAGATGAGTGGGTAAAAGAAACTCAAATAGCCGTTATCGAGCGCCTAAGCGAATACGGTTATCAAGAAGAAGATGTTTATGAAATGTGGGCAAACCCAGGGGATGAATATTTTCTACGTGAAAATGTCGACACCCTAGTTTGGCATGCCCTAGCGTTATTTAAACATAAAGACACCAACAAACCTTTGGTTTTAATTGGCGATACCAGCGACAAAGCCCGTGAAGGTGCCACGCAAATTTTCATTCACATGAAAGATCAGCCACACTTATTTGCCGCCATGACCGCTGCGTTAGATCAACTGCATCTAAACATTCAAGATGCGCGGATCATTACCTCTGCCAATAACAACGCGTTGGATACCTACATCGTTTTAGACGAAAATGGCAAACCTATCAGTGAAACCATTCGCCTAGAAAAAATTCAACGTACCTTAGAAGAAGCTCTCTCTCACCCAGAAGAGTTTCCAAAACTTATTCAGCGCCGAACCTCAAGGCAACTAAAGCAGTTTGACTTCAAGCCCATTGTGAATCTGAGTAACGACCCGTTTACCAAACGAAGTTTACTGGAGGTAATTGCCCCTGATCGTCCAGGCCTACTTGCGCGTATGGGTCGATTATTTATGGAATATGAAATTTCATTAGAAACGGCAAAAATATTGACCGAAGGTGAAAAAATAGACGATATTTTTTATATCACTGATAAAAACGGCGAGCCATTTAGCGACCCCAATTTCTGCCGTCAATTGCAAAGCGCGGTTATTGAAGCGCTCACCGAGCAAGTTGAACTGCAAGCCACACTATAG
- a CDS encoding lipase family protein has protein sequence MMRCFIWVLLFSVQAWAEPDFSMMKHTAQLSALAYVEGGKSTELESMGHKLVREATLPVVEVSYFLSVYQGMQYLTVRGTANLQNAMVDLDIHLKQDEQLGIAVHQGFANAALAIFNDAKPYLNQAQGIRTTGHSLGGAAAVMLAMYLQEAGFKMDQLITFGQPKVTNVGGANRFSNLKLWRVVTTKDIVPLVPPLSPLQISNLDVYWHMGEEIILLEGSNYSVTSGVKSMLRATKFVTSVPNESNLEAHKMHTYLTLIQSKQAQANEVPYKSDFSMFGFGGN, from the coding sequence ATGATGCGTTGTTTTATATGGGTGTTGCTGTTTTCTGTTCAGGCGTGGGCAGAACCGGATTTTTCAATGATGAAACACACAGCTCAACTTTCTGCCCTTGCGTATGTTGAGGGTGGCAAATCAACGGAGCTTGAGTCCATGGGGCATAAGCTTGTTCGTGAAGCCACATTGCCTGTGGTTGAAGTGAGTTACTTTTTGTCTGTTTACCAAGGTATGCAATATTTAACGGTCAGGGGCACGGCTAATTTACAAAATGCCATGGTCGATTTAGACATTCACTTAAAGCAAGACGAGCAACTTGGCATTGCAGTGCATCAAGGTTTTGCCAATGCCGCGCTGGCCATTTTTAATGATGCTAAACCATACTTAAATCAAGCGCAGGGGATTCGCACGACAGGTCACAGTTTAGGTGGTGCCGCTGCGGTGATGTTAGCAATGTATTTACAAGAAGCCGGATTTAAAATGGATCAATTAATAACCTTTGGCCAGCCTAAGGTGACTAACGTGGGTGGCGCCAATAGGTTTTCTAATTTGAAATTATGGCGTGTGGTGACAACAAAAGACATCGTACCGTTAGTGCCACCATTAAGCCCGTTACAGATATCTAATTTAGATGTTTATTGGCACATGGGAGAAGAGATTATTTTGCTTGAGGGAAGTAATTACTCTGTCACCTCTGGGGTGAAAAGTATGTTGCGAGCCACCAAGTTTGTCACATCAGTACCGAATGAAAGTAATCTTGAAGCCCATAAAATGCACACTTATTTGACGCTCATTCAGAGCAAGCAAGCACAGGCGAATGAAGTGCCATATAAATCAGATTTCTCTATGTTTGGTTTTGGTGGTAATTAA
- a CDS encoding NAD(P)H-dependent oxidoreductase produces the protein MNICIISASTREKSASLNVANFVCTQLKQLSVTSQVSILNLHQANLPMWQEGLTPNSDIEIQLNQADGFVFVVPEWHGMTPPAFKNIFFFFNACFAHKPVYIVTVSAGTGGRYPISELRMSSYKNSFINYIPVSTVVDHVNDTINDKGEFIAQSDFIAQRIDEGLQFLLEYSHALCQVRDSAIFKEKRFKNGL, from the coding sequence ATGAATATTTGTATCATCAGCGCCAGCACCCGAGAAAAATCAGCCTCTCTTAATGTGGCCAACTTTGTGTGCACTCAACTCAAGCAACTTTCGGTCACTTCCCAAGTATCCATTTTAAATTTACACCAAGCCAACCTTCCTATGTGGCAAGAAGGCCTCACCCCAAACAGTGATATTGAAATACAACTCAACCAAGCTGATGGTTTTGTCTTTGTCGTACCCGAATGGCATGGAATGACACCACCTGCGTTTAAAAATATCTTTTTCTTTTTTAATGCCTGTTTTGCACATAAGCCAGTTTATATTGTGACTGTCAGTGCTGGCACGGGTGGGCGCTACCCTATTAGCGAACTAAGAATGAGCAGTTATAAAAATAGTTTCATCAACTACATTCCTGTTAGCACCGTTGTTGATCATGTTAATGACACCATTAATGACAAAGGTGAGTTCATTGCACAAAGTGATTTTATTGCACAGCGTATTGATGAAGGTTTACAGTTTTTATTGGAATACTCTCACGCGCTTTGCCAAGTACGTGACAGTGCAATTTTTAAAGAAAAACGATTTAAGAACGGCTTGTAA
- a CDS encoding AraC family transcriptional regulator — translation MQLQVAAFSIRTNLAYLVHEGLPAQTLYQLVGLSREQLDEADRMVDVSISEALLAYGAEQLNYDDLGFRIGMWGDSGRWGLLGHIVDCCQSIAQALELQRRYQSLVGNLSRPEFVMGDTTCTLKWVPHYQCSYHLNEEVVTSWVAFAKKVIGLKLSPVEIHFSHEPHGETSEYEAFFGCPVTFNSQYTGIVFNREILTLPLLGYSPDLLKVLTGYADLLVSKKQKNAANEVITQYIIETLATKVPNLEDTAAYLGVSSRSLQRKFKQQGTNFKSIVDDVRKEYAFSYLLQTSYKMSYIAQVLGFSEQSVFQRAFKRWTGVTPGEYRDRHGIPEDK, via the coding sequence GTGCAGTTACAAGTAGCCGCATTCAGTATTCGCACTAATCTTGCTTATCTTGTGCATGAAGGGTTGCCAGCTCAAACCTTATATCAACTTGTTGGTCTTTCAAGAGAGCAATTAGACGAAGCAGATCGCATGGTGGACGTGTCTATTTCGGAAGCGTTGCTGGCATATGGCGCAGAGCAACTGAACTATGATGATTTGGGCTTTCGTATCGGAATGTGGGGGGATAGTGGCCGTTGGGGGCTACTTGGCCATATAGTTGACTGTTGCCAATCTATTGCTCAAGCTTTAGAGCTTCAACGTCGATACCAGTCTTTGGTGGGCAATCTTTCCCGACCTGAGTTTGTAATGGGAGACACAACATGTACTTTAAAGTGGGTGCCCCATTATCAATGTAGTTATCACTTAAATGAAGAAGTCGTAACCAGTTGGGTTGCGTTTGCTAAAAAAGTCATTGGTTTAAAGCTTTCTCCTGTTGAAATTCATTTTAGCCATGAGCCCCATGGTGAAACCTCTGAATATGAAGCCTTTTTTGGCTGCCCTGTAACGTTTAACAGCCAATATACTGGGATAGTGTTTAACCGTGAAATATTAACCTTGCCTTTGCTTGGTTATAGCCCTGATTTATTAAAAGTACTCACCGGTTATGCGGATTTGTTAGTCAGTAAAAAACAAAAAAATGCCGCCAATGAAGTGATTACCCAATACATTATTGAAACCCTTGCCACAAAAGTGCCCAACCTTGAAGATACGGCGGCTTATTTAGGGGTTAGTTCACGCAGTTTGCAACGCAAATTCAAACAACAAGGTACAAACTTTAAATCCATTGTTGATGATGTGCGCAAAGAATATGCTTTTAGTTACTTGTTGCAGACAAGTTACAAAATGAGCTATATCGCACAGGTGTTGGGGTTTTCTGAGCAAAGCGTGTTTCAGCGAGCATTTAAGCGTTGGACGGGCGTAACCCCAGGGGAATACCGTGATCGCCACGGTATCCCAGAAGATAAGTGA